From Anticarsia gemmatalis isolate Benzon Research Colony breed Stoneville strain chromosome 16, ilAntGemm2 primary, whole genome shotgun sequence:
TCTGTGGGGTAAGCGACCTTTGGAGTGGCTGGGCTGTAGATGGGTGATCAAGGACCTATATTACAgcattttacttcaaaataattgaTCAGGCATTTGTCTCTAATCTCACCCGATGGTAAGTGACCTATATCTATCCAAGAGTAGCCGATTTACGGCAGTTGTAGGCGTTTGGGCTACTGAGTGTTTAAACGCACCAGACAAAACCCAGAACTATTTACATGCCGCTGTTTCAGGTATTCAATAAGAGAATGGTTACTAGCTGGTTGGAGTTAGACCGATTTATGAGCTAAAGACATTATTCAAACTTAGTTTgactaacggtgaaagaaaatatcaatacgCAAGCTTGCATGCCTGAATGTTGTTTAGCATGGTTCTTGAAGGAATGTTAAGTCCCCAGCCCACACTTAGCTTAGCTAACGTGGTGGACTTAGGGCCAAACCGCTCCCTCTTAACGGGAGGAAACACTTGCCTAGCAGTagggcagtaatgggttaaagtttagttttacttGGGTCTACTGCCGAACGCCTAGGTTTGATTCCAggccataaataaataaataaataaaaaaaaaatggctcACCTAagtgactttaaaataaaatacaaacatacatacaaaaaaatcacgctttcttcccacaggggtaggcagagaccaaagaactacTTAACtaaagtattaagtaatttgattttaaatatcatttgtCAGCATATTGTTCACTAATTAATCAATTGTAAGTATCAAAACTtgataagtaagtaatttatttttgatatcgAACAACACAATAATTTTCTGCTTTTCATGATAGCGACACTGTTTGTGAAAATCCAATTAACTTTGAACTTCAGTGAAGCAAATAAGTGGTTAAAATTGTTCGCTATGGATTgcagattgttatttttttatactttccttttatattttgtgaaaataattagaTGTGTGACGTtgagtaagtatattttaagctcttttatttttactgtacaTAAAACAAGCCGGTATTAGActctttaacaaaatatttcatctaTCAATTTCATAAACTCAAGCTAAGACCTAACTTTTTCCTCGTTCGGGACCTTtacccagcattgggacagtcGTAGGatgataaaaaaagttttaagtttgCCTTAAACGTATACTTTAAAAGAGAACGCAGAGGGCCCAGAACTAACGAGCAACCAACAACGCGAACCATTTTTTGAACCTGTGATTTAGATGGTAGTATAAATTGGCACCTCCAACACAAGTGGTTGATGGTTAGAAcccaccaatgacttttctaagttatgttCGTATTaacatgccctccgaagtataaggacgcccagttcaaataccactacctatgcggtcacccatctatgaaacgaccgcgccaacggttgcttaagtcacagatcgtttaccgaccggtgagcacaactggctatgggcgtgctaatttaaaaatcttaatgatGATAGCGCCTTGCACTGTGCACTATCGACGAATGAAaggtaataaatacaatttcagaGAAAGAATGTCCAGGCGGTGAGGTGCACAAGTCGTGTGCTTTTCGCACAGAGTACACTTGTTGGACGAGCAGGGATCGCGTGCAGAGGGTCCAGGATATACCGAGGAGACTGTCACACTGTCAGTCCGGATGTTATTGCAAGTAAGacttggttgtttgtttgtcgtatggttagtgggcaacctagtgtcaaagttgtccaagccacccgaaggcctttgacgtggcttaacgactgttatcttagtagacaacaaccgggaccgacattttacgtgccctccgagcacgaagacgcccagctagaataccactatgtggttacccatctatagaatgactgcgccaagggttgcttaacccacagatcgtttaccgaccggtgaccgCAACGCGCCTCAAGACttggtataattaattataaaatgtaacttaacaaaaacaaaacgaaatCTTGGGTACCGCGTGATTGTAGATGCTTACGCATTAGTACGTTTTAAAAGCCAAAACATAGAGCCATGTACAgcgaacaaaacaaaaaatctatctTGTATTGTATATCATGACTACAAACCATATTTGTGAACATTTTAAGCAAACAGGACATGACTAATGAatctttcgttttatttataacgtaaAATTAACCTTAACAATGATAATGACCTTCTTGTTACTGCGATTAGTCAAACTAGGTTACATTGTAACAGTTGTTTATACAAGACTACCTCACGCATATGTTAATGACTTAATATGGATTTGGGATAACCCTGGAGCTAAAATCTTAGTAAACAAAGACTAAAATTGATACTTTATTCGAATTTCTAAACTATTTTGGCCATGGTTCCACTTGTGTTTATATTTGAACACTGAAAATTTCAGTGGAAAATTTCAACGTCATCATTCAGTAACTTCGAGGTAACAGTGTAATAATCTGACTGAACGAATTTTACAATAGTTTTTAGGACAACAAAATATCACGCAGCATGAAGATCGTTCAATAAACGAAATAATCTTTTTCAGTCATTAAACGCTAAATATAATGTTTCGTTAGCtcaaaagatattaaaaaaataattgatttaaatagGTCAGAATATTGATATAGCCTGATCATTTTGAAAGTGGTCTCTTAcactattaaattttaaaacgacatttgttaaaaacacgaaatatattatataacatgttACAATTAATTGgtagtatgttttgtttttgatatttttataacgcGCGTTTCGTGTACGACCGAAATTAATTAATCACGAACTTGTCATGTTTTTATTCAGTTAGACatgttatgaatgaataaacaatgttttgaatacacgaatattaattttgatttattttgacacgaaatttttacatagttttaaaaaccTAAGCTCTATACTACTCTATAGGCAGTTTTCGTATGACCGCTACTACGGCTAGGAGTTCGTCGGTGCGATTCCCACtcgcaaaaaataatttgtgcaAACCACTAATAGTTGTttggggtctggttgtactttatgttcgttgtttttatgtttctaaaagtccccgcgacacaagagcaattcgagcgctggagttgtctttttcaaaGAATAGTGAATTGtttagaaaatcttttttaaaccTACTTTTGTGCTTCGGCATGCCCAATTTCATTAAAGCATACATAGGCCACATATTCAAAGTATAAGATGTTGGTGGACTTTCAAACAGACGGAATATTATGCGATTGTTTCACATGAAAAATGCTAATCCAATAAGGATGAAATTTGGTGGAGCGATAGATTGTATTCTACGCAACGTAGTCTTTCCAAGTTCAATGCCGAATCAGTCGCAATTTTTTTTAGCTTATACCCTAGTACCTTTATCTCATTACCTAAACTTTCATGGTAATTTTTCAGGGCTGGTTTAGTACGAGAGTATCCCGCAGGACCCTGTATTGCAGCCGCTGGGTGTCGGGACAGAAAGATAGAAGCCTTCCTCAAGAACCTACCTACTTTTGACGGTTACACCGGTTTTGAAACTTAACTTTTTATGTAGTAAacgaactattttttttttatttaacagattAGATAATTATGACGACCATTCTTTCAGCTAGAGAGTCTATGGGGGGACAATGTATACGACTTGAGATGCCTCAGATTTGATTCCCAGGGAGCAAAgtgttttcaaattatttcagaattttatttataggagGTAAGGCTTGCTCCCTACTAGGTACATGAGAATAACAACACTAACGGCGGGCGAAACGAATTAAGAAAAATGACATGAGAAATGGGAACGTCCCCCAAAAATCTATACCGCCAAGACACCTAGCGTAAATCtataaacacttaaaataatataattaaaaaatattcaaaataatttactaaagaatTGCACAGcgttcattaattaaaatatccgttaataaaatgaaaaataaaaaatacatacctttAGCAATATAAACGCCGGTACTAAACGCAACCAAACAGACAAACGAAAAAGCAAACCCCTGCATTTTGATTTTTACAATTCAAACGTCTATCTACCGTCACGTATTGAAACCGTATGAATTCAAACCAGGGTTGAATACCTGACCttagttagtttttatttgatcGCTAACTGTGACACCCTTGGAACGCAATGGAGCGTGGGCCTAATTCATGCACTGTAGATTATTCTCGATTATCTTTTTGCTACGGTTTCAATTGTAGTGTCAAACAATAATATTGCTTAA
This genomic window contains:
- the LOC142979571 gene encoding uncharacterized protein LOC142979571 codes for the protein MDCRLLFFYTFLLYFVKIIRCVTLKKECPGGEVHKSCAFRTEYTCWTSRDRVQRVQDIPRRLSHCQSGCYCKAGLVREYPAGPCIAAAGCRDRKIEAFLKNLPTFDGYTGFET